A genomic window from Sphingobacterium sp. BN32 includes:
- a CDS encoding NAD(P)/FAD-dependent oxidoreductase, whose translation MKETRRFDVVVMGSGLGGLVTGLLLAKAGKKVCILEKNNQYGGNLQTFVRDREIFDSGVHYIGSLAEDENLGQYWKYLGVLDQIQFERMDRNQFDIIRFKDDPLAYPQAQGHENFILQLSKRFPEEENALRNYIETVQHYCAQFPLYELREGFGYDEALMRDSCIEVISSLTQNNKLQAVLLGNGFLYGLHTDSPFYMHALIVNSYIQSAWRCIRGGSQISKAFTKQLRLHGAKLYTYQEVEHLNFEGDRITSCETKDYIYEAETFVSNISVLKLFNLFDDYNHQKPYVKRLESLKEGPSAFSTHIVLKENTIPYFNHNIYHFDEPDDALSYENNWKGDKPKSIMISCSPQHANSKFASSISLLTYMDFKQVEQWKETHNTVAEPSHRGDSYDEFKNRISKEMIDILSLYFFEIQKNIKSIYTSTPLTYRDYIGTRSGAMYGIEKHASNPLASMISPKTKVKNLYLTGQDVRLHGILGVTISGFMAAGEILGREEFFDHFLKSVRDA comes from the coding sequence ATGAAGGAAACTAGACGTTTTGATGTAGTCGTAATGGGAAGTGGACTGGGCGGTCTAGTCACAGGCTTATTGCTTGCAAAGGCAGGAAAGAAGGTCTGCATATTGGAAAAAAACAACCAATACGGCGGCAATCTGCAAACCTTCGTTCGTGATCGGGAAATCTTCGACTCGGGAGTGCATTACATCGGATCGCTTGCTGAAGATGAAAACCTAGGTCAGTATTGGAAATATCTAGGCGTTTTAGATCAGATTCAATTTGAAAGAATGGATCGCAATCAGTTTGATATCATCCGTTTCAAAGACGATCCCTTAGCCTATCCACAGGCACAAGGCCACGAAAATTTCATCCTACAACTTAGCAAGCGCTTCCCAGAGGAAGAAAACGCTCTTCGAAATTATATAGAAACGGTACAGCATTATTGTGCTCAATTCCCCTTGTACGAACTTAGAGAAGGCTTTGGTTATGACGAGGCTCTGATGCGAGATAGCTGTATAGAGGTCATCTCATCGCTGACACAGAACAACAAATTGCAAGCCGTTCTTTTGGGAAATGGCTTCCTCTATGGTCTACACACCGATTCACCCTTTTACATGCATGCATTGATCGTCAATTCTTATATCCAAAGCGCTTGGAGATGCATACGTGGCGGAAGCCAGATCAGCAAAGCTTTCACAAAGCAATTACGCTTGCATGGAGCAAAACTGTATACCTATCAGGAGGTGGAGCACTTGAACTTTGAAGGGGATCGAATTACCAGTTGCGAGACCAAAGACTACATTTATGAGGCGGAAACCTTTGTCTCGAATATAAGCGTTTTAAAGCTCTTTAATCTATTCGACGACTACAACCACCAGAAACCCTACGTTAAGCGCTTAGAAAGCCTAAAAGAGGGACCCTCAGCATTCTCAACGCATATTGTGTTAAAAGAAAATACAATTCCGTATTTCAATCATAATATTTATCATTTTGATGAGCCTGACGATGCGCTGAGTTATGAAAATAATTGGAAAGGCGATAAACCCAAATCCATCATGATCTCCTGTAGTCCGCAACACGCGAATTCAAAATTCGCAAGCAGTATTTCCTTGTTGACTTATATGGATTTCAAACAGGTGGAGCAATGGAAAGAAACGCATAATACGGTCGCGGAGCCCTCGCATCGTGGCGATAGCTACGACGAATTTAAAAATAGAATTTCCAAAGAAATGATCGACATATTATCATTATACTTCTTTGAAATTCAGAAAAATATTAAATCCATATATACTTCTACTCCACTTACCTACCGAGACTACATCGGGACACGAAGCGGGGCAATGTATGGAATAGAGAAGCATGCATCGAACCCTTTGGCGAGCATGATATCCCCAAAAACCAAGGTGAAAAACCTATATCTGACCGGACAAGATGTTCGTTTGCACGGTATTCTTGGCGTGACAATTAGCGGCTTTATGGCTGCAGGTGAGATACTTGGAAGAGAAGAGTTCTTTGATCATTTCCTAAAGTCTGTACGAGATGCGTAG
- a CDS encoding C45 family autoproteolytic acyltransferase/hydolase produces the protein MRSTLCLFLVLFLFSSCGSVKNLKKESARFQQEFDSTHVKLESQDQLSRSPYGNLQLRLQGNDFELGYKKGLITKPLLQHQEDVFFQKVAEFVPKPKRQRLLMKFLKWYHRDILKDIPLNYRKEIYGLSKHAANKYDYVGSKYERSLLLHGAHDIGHAMQDLMLVGCSSVALWDSQTEDGKLLIGRNFDFYVNDAFAENKIVEFIAPTEGYKYAAVSWPGMIGVVSGMNEKGLTISLNAGKSSIPLRGKTPISIVARDILQHAQNIDEAIQIAKGFKVFISESVLIGSAQDNRAVNIEMSPKRFDVFEVNNDILFCTNHFQSPTYTKDKRNKSHIASSHSQYRLDKLMQSFSKKAIYQPEDIAKVLRDATGLKNEDIGYGNEKALNQLLAHHAVIFKPDELLMWVSNNPYQLGTMEAYDLRKIFQNNEPIEAIKKLEISADPFLKTKAFADFQQFKKLLPEMEQAAKTKQHLSDNKLQRFEQTNPNLWLTHQVLGDYYFKHQNWEKANHYYEIALSKEVSSEKAKEHLQKKLQKARKKL, from the coding sequence ATGCGTAGTACACTTTGTCTTTTTCTAGTCTTATTCCTCTTCTCATCTTGTGGGTCGGTCAAAAACCTTAAAAAAGAAAGCGCAAGATTTCAGCAAGAGTTCGATAGTACTCATGTTAAACTAGAAAGCCAAGATCAATTGAGTCGCTCGCCCTATGGAAACCTGCAATTGCGCCTGCAAGGGAATGATTTTGAACTGGGTTACAAAAAAGGACTGATTACCAAACCCTTATTACAGCATCAGGAGGACGTCTTTTTTCAGAAAGTCGCAGAATTTGTACCAAAGCCAAAACGACAGCGCTTGCTGATGAAATTTTTAAAATGGTATCACCGTGATATTCTGAAGGATATCCCCCTCAATTATCGAAAAGAGATATATGGGCTATCCAAACATGCTGCAAATAAGTACGATTATGTAGGCAGCAAATACGAAAGAAGCTTGCTCCTACACGGTGCACATGATATCGGCCATGCCATGCAGGACCTGATGCTCGTTGGCTGTTCCAGTGTCGCCCTATGGGATAGCCAAACCGAAGACGGCAAACTATTGATCGGGCGGAACTTCGACTTCTATGTGAACGACGCATTCGCCGAAAACAAAATTGTCGAGTTCATCGCGCCTACGGAAGGTTACAAATATGCGGCGGTATCCTGGCCGGGAATGATTGGCGTGGTTTCAGGAATGAATGAAAAGGGCTTGACAATCAGTCTTAATGCCGGTAAATCAAGTATTCCCCTTCGCGGAAAAACGCCAATCTCTATTGTTGCCCGCGACATTTTGCAACATGCGCAAAACATTGATGAAGCTATACAAATTGCAAAAGGCTTTAAAGTTTTCATCTCCGAATCGGTATTGATTGGTTCTGCGCAAGATAACAGGGCGGTCAATATTGAAATGAGTCCCAAACGCTTTGACGTTTTCGAAGTTAACAACGATATTCTTTTCTGTACCAACCATTTCCAATCGCCTACTTACACAAAAGATAAAAGAAACAAATCTCATATCGCCAGCTCCCACAGCCAATATCGCCTGGATAAATTGATGCAATCTTTCAGCAAGAAAGCAATTTATCAGCCTGAAGATATCGCCAAGGTATTGCGCGATGCAACAGGCTTGAAGAATGAAGATATAGGGTATGGAAACGAAAAAGCACTGAACCAACTCCTAGCCCACCATGCCGTAATCTTTAAACCCGACGAACTGTTGATGTGGGTATCGAATAATCCTTATCAACTTGGCACAATGGAAGCCTATGATCTACGTAAAATATTCCAAAATAACGAGCCAATTGAGGCTATTAAAAAACTAGAGATCTCGGCAGATCCGTTTCTAAAAACGAAAGCCTTTGCTGATTTTCAGCAGTTCAAAAAACTACTTCCTGAAATGGAGCAAGCTGCAAAAACAAAACAGCACCTCTCAGACAACAAGCTACAGCGATTTGAGCAAACTAATCCCAACCTTTGGTTAACACATCAAGTTTTGGGGGATTACTATTTTAAGCATCAAAACTGGGAAAAGGCCAACCATTATTACGAAATTGCACTTAGCAAAGAAGTGAGTTCTGAAAAAGCAAAGGAGCATCTGCAGAAAAAACTTCAAAAAGCAAGAAAGAAACTATGA
- a CDS encoding phenylacetate--CoA ligase family protein → MIPKIETREKSEIRAFQDELLRKQIAYLMANSPFYQRKFKAENIQLDTIQSIDDLSKVTVTTKTDLQLFNDDFLCVPKKAIRDYSTTSGTLGDPVTFGLTDQDLDRLAYNELLSFECAGVKEGDLVQLMTTIDRRFMAGMAYFLGLRKLGAGIIRVGAGVPPLQWDSILRYEPKYLIAVPSFILKMIEYAEENDIDYKASSVKGVICIGESLRTANLQPTLLASKIQEKWPIQLYSTYASTEMSAAFTECEAFQGGHQHPELIITEILDDQDLPVQDGELGELVVTTLGIEAMPLLRFKTGDLVRKYSEPCSCGRTTDRLGPVEGRKQQMIKYKGTTLYPPAMHDAVAHFSEVKLHLIEISSNEIGTDEILIRIFATDSSEEFASKLKDYFRARLRVTPHISFEEEATLQKIIYNPLSRKPITFIDNR, encoded by the coding sequence ATGATTCCAAAAATAGAGACCCGAGAAAAGTCAGAAATTAGAGCTTTCCAAGACGAACTGTTAAGAAAACAGATCGCCTATTTAATGGCGAACTCCCCTTTCTATCAGCGAAAATTTAAAGCGGAGAACATACAGCTTGACACCATTCAATCTATTGATGATCTATCAAAAGTTACCGTTACGACAAAAACGGACTTGCAATTATTCAACGATGACTTCCTCTGCGTTCCTAAAAAAGCCATTAGAGACTATTCAACAACATCCGGTACGCTCGGTGACCCCGTCACCTTTGGTCTAACAGACCAGGATCTGGATCGCCTTGCCTATAACGAATTGCTTTCTTTCGAATGTGCTGGCGTAAAAGAAGGGGATCTGGTACAACTCATGACGACCATTGACCGCCGTTTTATGGCCGGCATGGCTTATTTCCTCGGTCTGCGAAAACTCGGTGCTGGCATCATCCGCGTGGGAGCGGGCGTGCCGCCATTGCAATGGGACTCTATTCTGCGCTACGAACCGAAATATCTCATCGCCGTGCCTTCTTTTATCCTCAAGATGATCGAATATGCCGAAGAGAATGATATTGATTATAAAGCATCATCAGTCAAGGGTGTGATCTGTATTGGCGAATCACTACGTACCGCTAATCTTCAACCTACGCTCTTGGCGAGCAAAATACAGGAAAAATGGCCTATTCAGCTGTATTCGACCTATGCGTCTACAGAAATGAGTGCCGCATTTACGGAATGTGAAGCCTTTCAGGGAGGGCATCAACACCCGGAGCTGATCATCACCGAAATACTCGATGATCAGGACCTACCCGTACAAGATGGCGAATTAGGCGAGCTTGTGGTGACTACATTAGGCATCGAAGCGATGCCTTTGCTGCGCTTTAAAACAGGCGACCTCGTTAGAAAGTATAGCGAACCCTGCTCCTGTGGGCGAACAACGGATAGACTTGGCCCCGTAGAAGGCAGAAAACAACAAATGATAAAGTATAAGGGGACCACGCTTTATCCACCTGCTATGCACGACGCTGTAGCGCATTTCAGCGAGGTCAAACTGCACCTGATCGAAATATCATCCAATGAAATAGGGACGGACGAAATACTGATTCGCATCTTCGCAACAGACAGTTCGGAAGAATTCGCCAGCAAACTGAAGGACTATTTTAGAGCCAGACTACGTGTCACGCCACACATCAGTTTTGAAGAAGAAGCGACATTACAAAAGATAATATATAACCCACTTAGCCGAAAACCCATTACTTTTATTGATAATCGATAG
- a CDS encoding NUDIX domain-containing protein, whose translation MEIDKVALIYIKDRKILSSINKNRELWYLPGGKRDGNETDQETLIREVKEELDVDIIPDSIAYFGTFRAQADPFKFPQGVEVKMSCYTAEFRGTPVASSEIEKIAYFEYADHVKSSPVDVLIFQDLLEKGLID comes from the coding sequence ATGGAAATCGATAAAGTTGCCCTTATTTATATCAAAGATCGTAAGATTTTGAGCTCAATCAACAAGAATCGAGAGCTATGGTATTTGCCTGGTGGTAAACGTGATGGCAACGAAACGGATCAGGAAACGCTGATCCGAGAGGTGAAGGAGGAATTGGATGTGGATATTATCCCTGATAGTATTGCATACTTCGGAACTTTTCGCGCCCAAGCAGACCCCTTCAAGTTTCCGCAAGGGGTAGAGGTAAAGATGTCTTGTTATACCGCTGAATTCCGTGGAACTCCGGTGGCATCGAGCGAAATTGAAAAGATTGCATATTTCGAATATGCGGACCATGTGAAGTCTAGCCCCGTAGACGTACTTATTTTCCAAGATCTATTGGAAAAGGGATTAATCGATTAG
- a CDS encoding outer membrane beta-barrel family protein: MQFHFTLLAVLLFISTLCIGQSLSGIKGIVLNEFREALDQVSIRIEQVDSSTVTLSSDAKGQFSQKLPAGRYEIRFSYLGHSEATRHDIVVADRVIDLGEIILKAQANRIDAVAITGTRRLIEQKSDRMVINVENSLLSDGLTALEILQRAPGVKVDDDGNISMRGKADVGVMINGKLSYLSKKELATLLQGTSSSSLKSVELISNPSAKFDASGMGGMINIVLKDGKKPGFNFAINSFGGGGRKERYGAGINFNKQEKAFNIYGSYDYAYRGEEEYRNFDRYYAQLGIAGGSAVSNQYSLTDEPLNTNNAKVGFDYHPLINTQLGLLWSGNFGTYKNRNAGYKNVFETSASPISNALTYNDNVSRWNTNNINFNIQQKIGAKEHVLSADVDYMYADYDADQALNTYYQQTDYEQAFVSMRKNQTPSVSKLTVGKVDYLHHLSNKQRFEIGWKSSWMNSDNNAINDTLQVADWVSDLGTSNHFLFEEQIHAGYLNYHLESGSWTLMAGLRAEHTNAVGNQLTSNSVNKREYTNLFPSGSLGYRINDNHQFQFSYSRRINRPDYEDLNPFRHFVDASIFWEGNPLLQPELAHNFELNYSFLKDLHLSLFYTDVKDVMTSVLTQLPEQQVTIRSLHNIEGYRNKGVNLNYSFSPIKSFSSINNITVHENYFFGSFREEKIDNRQWSVNLLSTNTLNLPKQWSFELIAAYQSPQSDGVFKQKSSGHVSAGVMKRLLDNKLNLKFAANDIFKTRRYQTESFSGNVRMNQYINLDSRTFLLSLSYKIGTNGKAFDRLNKKSEEQSRIRGGS, translated from the coding sequence ATGCAGTTTCATTTTACTTTATTAGCCGTATTACTTTTTATTTCGACTCTCTGTATAGGGCAGTCTCTTTCAGGCATCAAAGGGATTGTGTTGAATGAATTTCGTGAAGCACTGGATCAAGTCAGTATCCGTATTGAGCAAGTCGATTCCAGTACAGTTACTTTATCAAGCGATGCCAAAGGACAGTTTTCTCAGAAATTGCCCGCCGGGCGATATGAAATAAGGTTTTCCTATTTAGGACATAGCGAGGCAACGCGGCATGATATCGTGGTTGCAGATCGGGTGATAGACCTGGGCGAAATCATCTTGAAAGCGCAAGCCAACAGGATTGATGCGGTCGCCATAACTGGAACGAGGCGTTTGATTGAACAGAAGTCAGATCGTATGGTCATCAATGTGGAGAATAGTCTGCTTTCCGATGGCTTGACCGCGCTAGAGATCCTGCAACGTGCGCCAGGTGTAAAAGTAGATGATGATGGTAACATCAGTATGCGCGGAAAGGCGGATGTAGGAGTCATGATCAATGGAAAATTATCTTATCTGTCGAAAAAGGAATTGGCTACTTTGCTCCAAGGGACGTCGTCGTCTTCCTTAAAATCCGTTGAATTGATCAGCAACCCTTCGGCCAAGTTTGATGCCTCAGGCATGGGGGGGATGATTAACATTGTATTGAAAGATGGGAAAAAGCCTGGTTTTAATTTTGCAATCAACAGCTTTGGCGGAGGCGGTAGGAAAGAACGCTATGGGGCAGGAATAAATTTCAATAAGCAAGAAAAGGCTTTCAATATATATGGAAGTTATGATTACGCCTATAGGGGTGAAGAAGAATATAGAAACTTTGATCGCTATTATGCCCAATTGGGGATAGCGGGCGGTTCCGCAGTTTCCAATCAATACTCGCTAACAGATGAACCACTAAATACGAATAACGCGAAGGTTGGGTTTGATTACCATCCTCTTATAAACACGCAATTAGGCCTGTTATGGTCAGGGAACTTTGGAACATACAAAAATAGGAACGCAGGCTATAAAAATGTCTTCGAAACTTCTGCGTCTCCTATTTCCAATGCCCTGACCTATAACGATAATGTGAGTCGGTGGAATACCAATAATATCAACTTTAATATTCAGCAAAAAATAGGAGCGAAGGAGCATGTCCTGTCTGCCGATGTTGACTATATGTATGCTGATTACGATGCCGATCAAGCATTGAACACCTATTATCAGCAAACGGATTATGAACAAGCTTTTGTTTCCATGCGTAAAAACCAAACACCATCGGTGAGTAAACTCACTGTGGGAAAAGTTGATTACCTGCATCATCTATCAAATAAGCAACGATTCGAAATCGGATGGAAGAGCAGTTGGATGAATTCGGACAACAATGCAATCAATGATACATTACAAGTAGCCGACTGGGTTAGCGATTTGGGTACAAGCAATCACTTTCTTTTTGAAGAGCAGATCCATGCAGGCTATTTGAATTATCATCTGGAGTCGGGATCATGGACCTTGATGGCGGGCTTGCGCGCTGAACATACCAACGCAGTGGGCAATCAATTAACAAGCAATAGCGTCAATAAACGAGAATACACGAATCTGTTTCCTAGCGGGTCTTTAGGATATCGAATCAACGATAACCATCAATTTCAGTTTTCCTATAGCCGTCGGATCAATAGACCGGATTATGAAGACTTGAATCCATTCCGCCATTTTGTGGATGCTTCTATTTTCTGGGAGGGGAATCCGCTCTTGCAACCCGAATTAGCCCATAACTTCGAATTGAACTATTCGTTTCTGAAAGATCTTCATCTTTCGCTGTTCTACACCGACGTTAAGGATGTGATGACTAGCGTCCTCACGCAGTTGCCGGAGCAGCAGGTGACCATTCGAAGTTTGCATAATATCGAGGGCTATCGAAATAAAGGCGTCAACCTGAACTATTCATTCTCGCCTATTAAATCCTTCAGCAGCATCAATAACATTACTGTACATGAGAATTACTTCTTCGGATCCTTCCGCGAGGAAAAGATCGATAATAGGCAGTGGTCGGTAAATCTTTTAAGTACAAATACCTTGAACCTGCCGAAGCAGTGGTCGTTTGAATTGATAGCGGCTTATCAATCGCCACAATCGGATGGTGTTTTTAAACAGAAATCCTCCGGCCATGTTTCTGCCGGTGTAATGAAGCGGCTTCTGGACAATAAGTTGAACCTGAAATTTGCTGCCAATGATATTTTTAAAACACGTCGTTATCAGACTGAATCTTTCTCAGGCAATGTTCGTATGAATCAATATATCAATCTAGATAGCCGGACTTTCCTGCTCTCCTTGTCCTATAAAATAGGAACAAATGGAAAAGCTTTCGATCGGCTAAATAAGAAGAGCGAAGAGCAGAGCCGTATTCGCGGCGGAAGCTAG
- a CDS encoding PepSY domain-containing protein, giving the protein MANFKLRSTGKAASADAPAKKKGKTWFSRLNAWLHLWPSLISGVILVFVCLTGTLIVYCDEILEYSAGDARYVSVGKEKASAEEIIAAVQQFDPNYQLSQMVFFQEANRSMRIRAFHKDTNKLTFIYVNPYTAEVLKADPNAHFFFVTAHLHSSLLAGEVGHWIVTISTIIFALGCITGLILWWPKRWTKKTVNDSFTIKWKARFKRLNYDLHNVYGFYSLLICFILSMTGIFIFFHSVGEVISKAFGGSSEHVETILPKADEKRKPQDLAQFAYRALKAHPEKKNAGIWVYKLDKVGAYAIQLGVAGLKSTENFDFVVYNRYTGEEISIERPYVIHEKVENTIWQLHMGQWWGQFGKLSTFLAGIIASSLPITGFLIWWGRRKKKKKTTAARFQKSDRSSEQVKSALS; this is encoded by the coding sequence ATGGCTAACTTCAAATTAAGATCAACAGGAAAAGCGGCGTCGGCAGATGCTCCGGCGAAGAAAAAGGGGAAGACCTGGTTTTCCCGCTTGAATGCCTGGCTGCATTTATGGCCTAGTCTAATATCGGGCGTTATACTGGTGTTTGTTTGCTTAACAGGTACGCTCATTGTGTATTGTGATGAGATCTTAGAATACAGTGCCGGCGATGCGCGCTATGTTTCGGTAGGCAAGGAAAAGGCGAGCGCCGAAGAGATCATTGCTGCGGTGCAACAATTTGATCCTAACTATCAATTGTCGCAAATGGTCTTCTTTCAAGAAGCAAACCGGAGCATGCGCATCCGTGCATTCCATAAAGACACGAATAAGCTCACTTTTATATATGTTAACCCCTACACCGCAGAGGTGTTGAAAGCCGATCCGAATGCCCACTTCTTCTTTGTAACAGCACATTTGCATTCATCTTTGCTTGCAGGTGAGGTGGGGCATTGGATCGTTACGATTTCTACGATCATTTTTGCACTAGGATGCATAACCGGCCTCATATTATGGTGGCCGAAGCGATGGACTAAAAAAACAGTCAATGACTCCTTTACGATCAAATGGAAAGCAAGGTTCAAACGCTTGAATTATGACCTGCACAATGTCTATGGCTTTTATTCCCTCTTAATATGCTTTATTCTGAGCATGACGGGTATTTTTATCTTCTTTCATTCTGTTGGCGAGGTGATTAGCAAGGCATTCGGCGGTTCCTCCGAACACGTGGAAACGATCTTGCCGAAGGCTGATGAGAAAAGAAAACCACAGGATCTCGCCCAATTTGCTTACAGGGCGTTGAAGGCCCATCCCGAAAAGAAAAACGCTGGTATTTGGGTCTATAAGTTGGATAAAGTAGGTGCCTATGCGATTCAATTAGGAGTGGCTGGCTTAAAGAGCACCGAAAACTTCGACTTTGTCGTTTACAACCGATATACTGGAGAAGAGATTTCTATTGAAAGACCGTACGTCATTCATGAAAAAGTGGAAAATACCATATGGCAATTGCATATGGGACAATGGTGGGGACAGTTCGGTAAGCTATCGACCTTCCTAGCCGGTATTATTGCAAGCTCCCTACCTATTACAGGATTTTTGATCTGGTGGGGCAGAAGAAAGAAAAAGAAGAAAACAACAGCTGCTCGTTTCCAAAAAAGCGATAGGAGCAGCGAGCAGGTTAAATCAGCCTTATCCTAG
- a CDS encoding TonB-dependent receptor, translating to MQHNSTLKHSITNLLLLLLLLLPFLGMSQQSGYLTGEVFTMDGKPLAYASVKLKNTSYGTSVTTNGTYTLSAPAGNYTLVISYANYSVREIPVRIIANETKNVDKITVQSQANQLREVIVSDIQRNKFSRKETSDIARMPLANLQNAQVYSVLTKELVQEMGATEFNSAMSQVAGAVASNGVNDSGNEVFLRGFNAGVTMRNGLPSSPRTANEIYNLERIEVLKGPSATLFGAQVTSYGGVVNSVTKKPFESFRGEVAYTTGSWGMNRITADVNTPLNSDRTALARFNVMGTTQNGFQDAGKQQAFAFATSLLFKPNDRTTVSFDADIYVPEKTLLAYMRNTQKLTYGTMDKVPLAYDRALLSDDIMTSRANMNVNTELAYKISDHWTSRTSYQFNQSGDKESIFFVPTYLNDNQIERRYRIFDRYNLTYNSLQQNFVGDFFISNLKNTLVVGADYSFYKNTDLSMAPAFLTFDTVGITDQAWKPITRADILKSRDAKSPGDSYGRSGNKILNGYLSNVTNLADRLFVMLSLSVNHYMADETYTFTPNKDPKKNTVRTLEGYEQTSLSPKFGLVYQPIKGQLSLFANYMNSFRNMAASQGLPSDKDLSLEPVMMNWKPEQANQYEFGAKGELLDGRINTSLSYYNIDVTNSLREVTQDVYVQDGKLRSRGVEFDFIANPINGWNIIAGYGYNDIKYVKSIEANMNKRKNWAPKHVANVWTSYKFLQGSLTGFGLGAGINYVDKVYLDVQEVFAVPAYTTVNATAFYDKPKYRIGVKLNNLGDIQYWDFYGKPQKPFEILANLSFKF from the coding sequence ATGCAACACAATTCTACTTTAAAACATTCAATCACAAATTTGCTATTGCTCTTGCTACTCCTGCTTCCATTTTTGGGGATGTCGCAGCAAAGCGGCTATCTGACAGGGGAGGTCTTCACGATGGACGGCAAACCACTTGCTTATGCATCTGTCAAACTTAAAAATACCAGCTACGGCACTTCTGTAACAACGAACGGTACCTATACATTATCGGCGCCTGCCGGCAATTACACGCTCGTGATAAGCTATGCGAACTATTCGGTTCGAGAAATCCCGGTACGTATCATAGCCAACGAAACGAAAAATGTTGATAAAATAACCGTACAGTCGCAAGCCAACCAATTAAGGGAGGTTATTGTTTCTGATATACAGCGCAACAAGTTTTCAAGGAAAGAAACATCAGATATTGCAAGGATGCCATTAGCAAATTTGCAGAATGCGCAGGTCTATTCGGTCTTGACCAAGGAATTAGTACAGGAAATGGGCGCTACAGAATTTAATTCGGCGATGTCTCAGGTCGCCGGCGCAGTAGCGAGCAATGGCGTTAATGATAGTGGTAATGAGGTTTTTTTGCGCGGATTTAATGCAGGAGTTACCATGCGCAATGGACTTCCAAGTAGCCCAAGAACCGCCAATGAAATTTATAACCTGGAGCGTATTGAAGTATTGAAAGGGCCATCGGCCACCTTATTCGGTGCGCAGGTTACTTCCTATGGTGGGGTTGTCAATTCGGTAACGAAAAAGCCATTTGAGTCTTTTCGTGGTGAAGTAGCTTATACCACCGGAAGCTGGGGAATGAATCGTATTACAGCAGATGTCAATACACCATTGAATAGCGACCGAACAGCTTTAGCGCGCTTTAACGTGATGGGAACGACACAGAATGGTTTCCAAGATGCTGGAAAACAACAGGCTTTCGCCTTTGCAACAAGCTTGCTCTTCAAACCAAACGACAGAACGACCGTTAGCTTTGATGCTGATATCTATGTTCCGGAAAAAACATTGTTAGCCTATATGCGCAACACGCAGAAATTGACCTACGGAACAATGGATAAGGTGCCTTTAGCGTATGATCGAGCCTTACTGAGCGATGATATTATGACGTCTCGTGCGAATATGAACGTAAATACCGAATTAGCGTATAAGATATCCGATCACTGGACATCGAGGACATCCTATCAATTCAATCAAAGTGGTGATAAGGAGTCTATTTTCTTTGTTCCGACTTATTTGAATGACAATCAAATCGAACGTCGCTATCGTATATTCGACCGCTATAATCTGACCTACAATTCGCTTCAACAGAATTTTGTCGGCGACTTCTTTATTTCCAACCTAAAGAATACGTTGGTAGTAGGAGCGGACTATTCATTCTACAAAAACACGGATCTATCGATGGCACCGGCATTTCTCACCTTCGATACGGTAGGTATTACCGATCAGGCATGGAAGCCGATTACCAGAGCCGATATCTTGAAGTCCAGAGATGCTAAGAGCCCAGGAGATTCTTACGGTCGTTCTGGCAATAAAATACTAAATGGGTATTTATCGAACGTGACCAACCTCGCTGATCGCTTGTTTGTTATGCTGAGTTTAAGTGTGAATCATTATATGGCCGATGAAACCTATACCTTCACACCGAATAAAGATCCCAAGAAAAATACAGTGAGAACGTTAGAAGGCTATGAACAGACCTCGCTTTCACCAAAATTCGGATTGGTTTATCAACCCATCAAAGGACAATTATCCTTGTTTGCTAACTACATGAATAGCTTCCGGAACATGGCAGCCTCACAGGGTTTACCGAGCGATAAGGATTTAAGCTTAGAGCCGGTTATGATGAACTGGAAGCCTGAGCAGGCTAATCAATATGAGTTCGGCGCAAAAGGCGAACTCTTAGATGGTCGTATCAATACCAGCTTAAGTTACTATAATATCGATGTGACCAACAGCTTACGAGAGGTTACTCAGGACGTTTATGTGCAAGATGGGAAGTTGAGAAGTCGCGGTGTAGAGTTTGATTTCATCGCAAACCCAATCAACGGTTGGAATATTATAGCCGGCTATGGATACAACGATATTAAATATGTGAAAAGTATAGAGGCCAATATGAACAAAAGAAAAAACTGGGCCCCGAAACATGTGGCGAATGTATGGACTTCCTATAAGTTTTTACAAGGAAGTCTGACAGGCTTTGGCCTCGGTGCGGGCATCAACTATGTCGATAAAGTCTATTTAGACGTGCAAGAAGTCTTTGCGGTACCCGCTTACACTACTGTCAATGCTACTGCATTTTACGATAAACCGAAATATAGAATCGGTGTGAAATTGAATAATCTGGGCGATATACAATACTGGGATTTCTACGGAAAACCACAGAAGCCTTTCGAAATATTAGCAAACCTGTCATTTAAGTTCTAA